The DNA sequence GCAGCGACGGCCCCGACGTGCCCACGGGCTGGCCCTGGCGGACCTGGGCCCCGCGGTGGACCGCGATCGACTGCAGGAACGAGTAGCTGGTGCGGACCCCGTCGGCATGGAGGACGACGACGTGGAGGCTGCCGCCCACCTGGCCGGCGAACACGACCTCGCCGTCGGCCGCCGAGCGCACAGGGGCCCCCGGCTCGGGGGCGTAGTCGATCCCCCGGTTTCCCGGCTGCCAGTCCTTGTCGGGTAGCCGGAACTCGTCGACGACCGGCCCGTCGACGGGCGGTCGGTAGGAGACCCCGCCGGGACGCGCCCCGGCGGACTGGGCGGGCGTGGCGGCCAGCGCGAGGACGGTGACGGCCAAGAAGACGGCCAGGCGGCGCACGGGCGACCCCCAAGGGCTGGACGGGACCAGTAGGGGGAGTGGGGGGCGCCCGCAAGCGCCATAGTGAGATTACATCAGTCGAGCTGAGAATGCAAGGGTTATGCGGATTCTCGCTGCGGTTCAGCCAATTTCGCCCTTAGCTGGAGGACGGCCTTGGTGTGGATCTGGCAGACCCGGCTCTCGGTGATGTGCAGCATCTCGCCGATCTGGCCCAGCGTCCGGCTCTCGTAGTAGTACTGGGCCAGGACGAACTGCTCCCGCTCGGGCAGGCGGCCGATAGCCGACCTCAGCATCTCCTTGGTCTCCTGGATCTCGAAGGCGCCCACCGGCCCGATGTCCCGGTCGGCGATGGTGTCGCCCAGGGTGACCGTCTCGCCCCGGTCGGGACCAGCCGAAACCGTCTCCTCGAGGGCCACGATGCCGAAGAACGAGATCTGCCCGAACAGGTCCTGGAGCTCGGCGTCGGTCATGCCCAGTTCCTCGGCCACCTCCGAGTCGGTCGGAGTGCGCCCCAGCTCGGCCTCCAGCCGGGCGTAGGCCTTTTCCACCGAGCGGGACTTGGCCCGCATCGAGCGCGGCACCCAGTCGATCGAACGCAGCTCGTCGATGATGGAACCTCGGATGCGGGCGATGGCGTAGGTCTCGAACTTGAAGCCCCGTCCGAGGTCGAACTTGTCGATGGCGTCGATCAGCCCGAACATCCCGTAGCTCACGAGGTCGGCCTGCTCGATGCTGTGGGGCAGGCCGGCCGAGACCCGGCCGGCCACGTACTTGACGAGCGGGGCGTAGTGGAGGATGAGCCGGTTGCGGGCATCCACCGAGCCCGAACCCTTGTACTCGTCCCACAGGGCGGCGATCCCCGCCTCGAACCGGGAAGCGTGCTCTCCGTTGGCCGGTTCGGCGCTGTTGGGGGTGGGCCCGGTGCTCATGCTCGGGGGTGGGTGGCCTGGTGCACGGAACGGAGCCTTTCCTTGCTGACGTGGGTGTAGACCTGGGTCGTCGCCAAGTCGGCGTGCCCGAGAAGCTCTTGTACCGCCCGCAGGTCGGCGCCACCGTCGAGAAGGTGGGTAGCGAAAGTGTGGCGCAGGGCGTGGGGGTGCGTGGGCACGGGCGAGCAGCGGTCGAGGATGCGGCGCACGTCCCGGGGGGTCAGCGGCCCGCCCCGGCGGTTGAGGAAGACCTGGTCGGACGGCGAGGCCGGGCCGGCCATGTCCGCCCGCCCCCCTGGCTCGACGAGCCAGTCCCGGAGGGCGTCGACCGACGGGCCGCTCATCGGTAACCGTCGCTGCTTGGAGCCCTTGCCCCACACCGTGAGGCGGGCCCCACGGAGGTCGACGTCTGCGGTCCGCAGCCCGCACAGCTCGGACACCCGCAGCCCGCTCCCGTAGAGCAGCTCGACCACCGCCCGGTCCCGCCGACCCACCGCGCCCGGAGCCTTCCCCTCGCCCGCCCCGAGCAGGGTCTCGAGCTCGTGGGCCTTGAGGACGCGGGGCAGGCGGCCCT is a window from the Actinomycetota bacterium genome containing:
- a CDS encoding FliA/WhiG family RNA polymerase sigma factor, which codes for MSTGPTPNSAEPANGEHASRFEAGIAALWDEYKGSGSVDARNRLILHYAPLVKYVAGRVSAGLPHSIEQADLVSYGMFGLIDAIDKFDLGRGFKFETYAIARIRGSIIDELRSIDWVPRSMRAKSRSVEKAYARLEAELGRTPTDSEVAEELGMTDAELQDLFGQISFFGIVALEETVSAGPDRGETVTLGDTIADRDIGPVGAFEIQETKEMLRSAIGRLPEREQFVLAQYYYESRTLGQIGEMLHITESRVCQIHTKAVLQLRAKLAEPQRESA
- a CDS encoding tyrosine-type recombinase/integrase, with protein sequence MTWDFDGFGRSLVSAAPATVAAYRSDLDQFAEWAERAGVTGPQAITPTLLRRYLAHLSTRRLARRTIARKAASVRRYFEWARRRGLITTDPARRLSAPRGEGRLPRVLKAHELETLLGAGEGKAPGAVGRRDRAVVELLYGSGLRVSELCGLRTADVDLRGARLTVWGKGSKQRRLPMSGPSVDALRDWLVEPGGRADMAGPASPSDQVFLNRRGGPLTPRDVRRILDRCSPVPTHPHALRHTFATHLLDGGADLRAVQELLGHADLATTQVYTHVSKERLRSVHQATHPRA